The following are encoded in a window of Peromyscus leucopus breed LL Stock chromosome X, UCI_PerLeu_2.1, whole genome shotgun sequence genomic DNA:
- the LOC114687205 gene encoding LOW QUALITY PROTEIN: paraneoplastic antigen-like protein 6B (The sequence of the model RefSeq protein was modified relative to this genomic sequence to represent the inferred CDS: inserted 2 bases in 2 codons): MAVEMLQDWCRWMGVSARRGLLILGIPEDCSEAEFQESLEAALWPMGHFTVLGKVFREEDNATAALVELDREVNYALVPREILGTRGPWNVVFVPXSSTEELLGRFFHFLEQQGQTVDSVPGALGLELDRVCRLQSVSQAIQPWVETLQYQRLGVFSGSVQPAPGEEYFEAWLDHTTDMFQVWQRVPEREKRRRLLEGLRGTALYLVHGLLAENPARTAEDCLEALTRVFGDNESQATIRMKCLTAQQQSDEQLSAFVLRLEVLLQKAIQKGALERTSTDDVRLRQVLTRANLNEPLDEALRRLRMIGRSPTFLELXGLIRESEEWEARLVSNLEAQVENEAGDLAPAWADGRVNAKAEDENVEKEEDEVEEQAEDEVEEEIEDHDPDHGPVDPSQAGPDEPPGAPTPAQMGSTPRECPGGPGWVPSSLA; this comes from the exons ATGGCGGTGGAGATGCTACAGGACTGGTGCAGGTGGATGGGTGTCAGCGCTCGTAGGGGCCTGCTTATCCTAGGCATCCCGGAGGACTGCAGTGAAGCTGAATTCCAAGAGTCCCTGGAGGCTGCCCTGTGGCCCATGGGCCACTTTACTGTGCTGGGCAAAGTATTTCGTGAGGAGGATAATGCCACTGCAGCCCTGGTTGAGCTTGACCGGGAAGTCAACTATGCTTTGGTCCCAAGGGAAATCCTAGGCACTCGGGGGCCCTGGAACGTGGTCTTTGTGC GTAGCTCCACCGAAGAGCTTCTCGGTCGTTTTTTTCACTTCTTGGAGCAACAGGGGCAGACGGTGGATAGTGTACCTGGAGCCCTGGGCCTGGAGCTGGACAGAGTATGCAGGCTCCAGTCAGTTAGTCAGGCAATCCAGCCCTGGGTGGAGACCTTGCAGTACCAGAGGTTGGGTGTGTTTTCTGGGAGCGTTCAGCCAGCCCCTGGGGAGGAATACTTTGAGGCCTGGCTAGACCACACCACTGACATGTTTCAGGTGTGGCAAAGGGTCccagaaagggagaagaggagacgACTGCTGGAGGGCTTGCGGGGGACTGCCCTCTACCTTGTACATGGGCTGTTAGCAGAGAATCCAGCAAGGACTGCAGAGGACTGCCTAGAGGCCCTGACCCGGGTGTTTGGAGACAATGAATCTCAGGCCACCATCCGAATGAAGTGTCTGACTGCTCAACAGCAGTCAGATGAGCAGCTCTCTGCCTTTGTGTTGAGGCTAGAAGTCCTGCTGCAGAAAGCCATCCAGAAGGGGGCTCTAGAGAGAACCTCCACTGATGATGTCCGCCTGAGGCAGGTGCTCACCAGGGCTAACCTGAATGAGCCTCTGGATGAAGCTCTGAGGAGGCTGAGAATGATCGGGAGATCTCCAACTTTCCTGGAGT TTGGGCTCATAAGGGAGTCTGAGGAATGGGAGGCAAGACTAGTCAGCAACCTGGAAGCCCAGGTGGAGAATGAAGCTGGTGATCTGGCTCCTGCCTGGGCTGATGGCAGAGTCAATGCAAAGGCAGAAGAtgagaatgtggagaaagaggaagatgaggtGGAGGAGCAGGCAGAGGACGAGGTTGAGGAGGAGATAGAAGACCATGACCCAGACCATGGCCCTGTGGACCCAAGCCAGGCAGGACCCGATGAGCCCCCTGGGGCTCCCACTCCAGCCCAGATGGGCAGTACTCCTAGAGAGTGCCCAGGAGGGCCTGGCTGGGTACCCAGCAGCCTTGCCTAG